The following DNA comes from Janthinobacterium sp. TB1-E2.
ACCGCGAACCTGTGCGCCAGCAGCCAGTGCCTGCGCCGGCACCTGCACCAGCACAACCGAACTACGTGGGCATCGGCACGGGCGCCGTCATCGGCGGCTTGATCGGCAATCAGGTCGGCGGCGGCCGCGGCAAGGCGCTGGCGACGGTGGCCGGCGTGATCGGCGGCGGCATGCTGGGTAATGCGGTGCAAAATCAAGTCGAGCAGCAACCGCAACGTTAATCGTACGGGCCCAGATAATCGAGCTTGCCCACGGCCACGCCATTGTTTCTCAGGATGGCGTGGACCATGGAAACGTGGAAATAGAAGTTCGGCAAGGCAAAGCTGAGCAGGTAATCATCGCCCGAGAATTTCGTCCCCTCGTCGGTCCAGTTCAGCACGACTTCCTTCTGCGCACTGCCCGCCATCTGGCCCGCATTCACGCTGTCGATGTAGGCGATGGTGCTGGCGATACGTTCCTGTAGCTGCTCGAAGGACGCTTCGTTATCTTCAAATTTCGGCGCCGGCACGCCGCTCAGGCGCTCGACCGACATCTTCGACGTATCGCTGGCGCGCTGCACCTGCGCCGTCAAATCCAGCATGTCGGGCGCCAGCTGCGCACCCAGCAAAATCTCGGGCACGATGCCATCTTCCTCCACGTGGGCTTGCGCTTTTTCCAGCAGGGACGAGACGACCCGCAAGCCGCGGATGAAGACGGGAATGGTTGCCTGATACATGGACACGGACATGGCGGACTCCTGATAGTGAACGATGAGCCAGTGTACCCGAGGCGCTGTTTTCGGGTACCGCGCCCGTGTGCGTCAGCGCACCTAGCAGCCCAGTTGCTTTTACTTGTCGAGGTTGACCTTGCCGTCCGGTAAATGCGCTGGCTGTTCAACGGACTCCTGCTGCTGTATCGGCGCCGGCTTCTCCTTGCGCTTGCCAGTGAAAAACTTGACGATGGCCGCACCGCCGCCCACGACGGCCAGGAGCAGCACTTTCTTGAAAGCCAGCAGCAGCGCCAGCAATTTGCCAAACAGGCCCAGCTTGCTGGCCACGCCACCGGCCACCAGCGCCGCCAGGCCATACTCGGCCACCTTGTCCGTCTTGCTGTCGAAATCCGTGTAGCGGTTACCGTCGGTAAATTCCGTGAACGCCGTCACTTGCTGCATTTCCTGCTTGATCGTCGCGATCTGCTGCATGCTGGCGATCGCGTTCAGGTTCAGCACGCCTTCACGGCCCAGCACGCGCACATTGTAGTTCAGCGAGTGCTCGCCGCCATCGATCATCAGGTCCTTGGCCCAGTACAGCTTGTGCGTATCCTTGGTATAGCTGGGTTTTTCCGCCCAGCCCATCAGATGGATGCCTGGGTAACCCTGCTTCTTGCGCTCCGCATTGTTTTCCAGCACGGATGCCTGCATATCCTTGAGCAATTCATCGTATTTGATGCTGTCCGCATCGTCATCCTTGATATGCCCTTCCTTTTCATACGTCACCACCACGCCCCAGCTATCACGCTCGAGCACGCTGGTCTTGGCGGGCACGATCATGCCCAGCGATTCCATGCCCGGTGGATTACCCCAGGCCTCGACCAGCACGCGCTCGGCGTCCGCCGGCGACAAATAACGGAAGCTGGCGGGCAAATCCAGGGTGGCGATACCGCCTGGCAATGTGATCTTGCCGCGCTGCAGGTGCAACTGGGCAAGGAATTGCTCGGCCGTCATTTCCGTTGCGGCAGCCTTCTCTTCGGCAGGGGCGGCAGCCGTCAGGCCGGTGAGGGTCAGGCACAGCAGGGCTGTCAGCAGGCGTTTCAACA
Coding sequences within:
- a CDS encoding DUF2167 domain-containing protein, producing the protein MLKRLLTALLCLTLTGLTAAAPAEEKAAATEMTAEQFLAQLHLQRGKITLPGGIATLDLPASFRYLSPADAERVLVEAWGNPPGMESLGMIVPAKTSVLERDSWGVVVTYEKEGHIKDDDADSIKYDELLKDMQASVLENNAERKKQGYPGIHLMGWAEKPSYTKDTHKLYWAKDLMIDGGEHSLNYNVRVLGREGVLNLNAIASMQQIATIKQEMQQVTAFTEFTDGNRYTDFDSKTDKVAEYGLAALVAGGVASKLGLFGKLLALLLAFKKVLLLAVVGGGAAIVKFFTGKRKEKPAPIQQQESVEQPAHLPDGKVNLDK
- a CDS encoding DUF1993 domain-containing protein, coding for MSVSMYQATIPVFIRGLRVVSSLLEKAQAHVEEDGIVPEILLGAQLAPDMLDLTAQVQRASDTSKMSVERLSGVPAPKFEDNEASFEQLQERIASTIAYIDSVNAGQMAGSAQKEVVLNWTDEGTKFSGDDYLLSFALPNFYFHVSMVHAILRNNGVAVGKLDYLGPYD